A portion of the Channa argus isolate prfri chromosome 19, Channa argus male v1.0, whole genome shotgun sequence genome contains these proteins:
- the sh3kbp1 gene encoding SH3 domain-containing kinase-binding protein 1 isoform X2, which produces MVEAVVEFDYEAQQDDELSLTVGDIIVNIRRDDGGWWEGELGGRRGLFPDNFVREIKKEGKRDGGQAGMIRSDLSNGRASPVSEPSIRPGRKGEQIRKRRCKAAFSYVPQHEDELELKIGDIIEIVAEVEEGWWEGVLNGKTGMFPSNFTKEILTESDTPSVDTTTSQDELRRSKDSLGSESDGGDSRSETGSAEIQPKKVRGFGFGDIFKDQPIKLRPRSMDLDSEGEKVNEVKAPSAEIMKTEPDSKAKGREQCKVLFPYEAQNQDELTIKEGDIINIITKECADAGWWMGEIGGRQGVFPDNFVKLLEVEKERPKKPPPPCAPSAKHTTGEDARAGDILKPSLPSMLPKKPLPPKLSSSSSSQPPRRPERPPTLACDSPRSEGGASTPDSAPDRSHDTDVDLDAVVTSTEKLNHPTASRPRVTDRRPRSQIITPSCLSNTDLDSPAVEDRKEKERAKEDHEVPTRPIDVSLRKGAPIISAQDSKVPLPAKPSVLTPPNSSHRSISPSSSPGLTPSPELRHLPPTPPTLEELRNQLRDLRASVDMLKSQHRQEMKQLTIALEEEKKVRLSLQMEVEHIKRNLSK; this is translated from the exons ATGG TGGAGGCCGTGGTGGAGTTCGACTATGAGGCTCAGCAGGACGATGAGTTGAGCCTGACGGTGGGCGACATCATCGTGAACATACGGCGGGACGATGGAGGATGGTGGGAGGGTGAGCTGGGTGGACGCAGAGGGCTGTTCCCAGACAACTTTGTCAGG GAGATAAAGAAAGAAGGGAAGAGGGATGGAGGACAGGCAGGCATGATTAGATCCGACCTTTCCAATGGCAGGGCCAGCCCCGTGTCCGAACCCAGCATACGACCAGGCCGGAAAG gAGAGCAAATCCGTAAGCGGAGGTGTAAAGCAGCGTTCAGCTACGTGCCTCAGCATGAAGATGAACTGGAACTGAAAATAGGAGACATCATTGAGATCGTAGCAGAG gtAGAAGAAGGCTGGTGGGAGGGAGTTCTTAATGGGAAGACTGGAATGTTTCCCTCCAACTTCACCAAAGAGATCCTGACGGAGTCCGACACGCCTTCAGTAGACACCACCACCTCGCAGGACGAGCTCCGCAGGA GTAAGGACAGCCTGGGCAGTGAAAGTGATGGAGGGGACAGTCGTTCAGAAACGGGGTCGGCAGAAATACAACCCAAGAAG GTCAGAGGTTTTGGCTTTGGTGACATCTTCAAAGACCAGCCCATCAAGCTCCGCCCTCGCTCTATGGACCTGGACTCAGAGGGAGAAAAG GTCAATGAGGTGAAAGCACCGAGCGCAGAAATTATGAAGACTGAACCAGACAGCAAAGCCAAAG GGCGGGAGCAGTGCAAAGTCCTTTTTCCATATGAAGCACAGAATCAAGACGAGCTGACGATCAAAGAGGGGGATATCATCAACATCATCACCAAG GAATGTGCTGATGCAGGCTGGTGGATGGGGGAGATCGGGGGAAGGCAAGGGGTCTTCCCAGATAACTTTGTCAAGCTGCTAGAAGTTGAAAAAGAG AGACCAAAGaaacctcctcctccctgcGCACCTTCAGCTAAACACACCACAG gtgaagATGCAAGGGCTGGAGACATCCTCAAGCCCTCCCTTCCGTCTATGCTCCCCAAGAAACCCCTCCCCCCAAAGTTaagctcctcttcctcctcccagCCCCCGCGACGTCCTGAGAGGCCACCCACTTTAGC GTGTGATAGCCCCAGGTCTGAGGGCGGGGCTTCGACACCAGATTCTGCCCCTGACAGGTCACATGACACTG ATGTGGACCTAGATGCAGTCGTCACATCTACAGAGAAACTGaatcatcccacagcatcacgGCCAAGAGTCACAGACCGCCGACCTCGATCACAGATCATCACACCT TCCTGTCTGTCCAATACTGATCTGGACTCCCCAGCAGTGgaggacagaaaagagaaggagagagcaAAGGAGGACCATGAAGTCCCAACAAGACCTATAGACGTTTCCTTGAGAAAAGGAGCTCCCATCATCTCT gcacAAGACAGTAAAGTACCACTACCCGCCAAGCCCTCTGTCCTAACCCCACCAAACTCCAGCCACCGCTCCATTTCCCCATCTTCTTCCCCGGGTCTGACCCCTTCCCCAGAGCTCCGGCACTTACCTCCGACCCCGCCGACGCTTGAGGAACTCAGGAACCAGCTGAGAGACCTGAGGGCCTCCGTAGATATGCTGAAGAGCCAGCACAG GCAAGAGATGAAGCAGTTGACCATCGcgctggaggaggagaagaaggttCGTCTTAGTTTACAG aTGGAAGTAGAGCACATAAAGAGGAacctgtcaaaataa
- the sh3kbp1 gene encoding SH3 domain-containing kinase-binding protein 1 isoform X1, with protein MVEAVVEFDYEAQQDDELSLTVGDIIVNIRRDDGGWWEGELGGRRGLFPDNFVREIKKEGKRDGGQAGMIRSDLSNGRASPVSEPSIRPGRKGEQIRKRRCKAAFSYVPQHEDELELKIGDIIEIVAEVEEGWWEGVLNGKTGMFPSNFTKEILTESDTPSVDTTTSQDELRRSKDSLGSESDGGDSRSETGSAEIQPKKVRGFGFGDIFKDQPIKLRPRSMDLDSEGEKVNEVKAPSAEIMKTEPDSKAKGREQCKVLFPYEAQNQDELTIKEGDIINIITKECADAGWWMGEIGGRQGVFPDNFVKLLEVEKERPKKPPPPCAPSAKHTTDKKSEAKKVPPERPEHLPQRDQDRGEDARAGDILKPSLPSMLPKKPLPPKLSSSSSSQPPRRPERPPTLACDSPRSEGGASTPDSAPDRSHDTDVDLDAVVTSTEKLNHPTASRPRVTDRRPRSQIITPSCLSNTDLDSPAVEDRKEKERAKEDHEVPTRPIDVSLRKGAPIISAQDSKVPLPAKPSVLTPPNSSHRSISPSSSPGLTPSPELRHLPPTPPTLEELRNQLRDLRASVDMLKSQHRQEMKQLTIALEEEKKVRLSLQMEVEHIKRNLSK; from the exons ATGG TGGAGGCCGTGGTGGAGTTCGACTATGAGGCTCAGCAGGACGATGAGTTGAGCCTGACGGTGGGCGACATCATCGTGAACATACGGCGGGACGATGGAGGATGGTGGGAGGGTGAGCTGGGTGGACGCAGAGGGCTGTTCCCAGACAACTTTGTCAGG GAGATAAAGAAAGAAGGGAAGAGGGATGGAGGACAGGCAGGCATGATTAGATCCGACCTTTCCAATGGCAGGGCCAGCCCCGTGTCCGAACCCAGCATACGACCAGGCCGGAAAG gAGAGCAAATCCGTAAGCGGAGGTGTAAAGCAGCGTTCAGCTACGTGCCTCAGCATGAAGATGAACTGGAACTGAAAATAGGAGACATCATTGAGATCGTAGCAGAG gtAGAAGAAGGCTGGTGGGAGGGAGTTCTTAATGGGAAGACTGGAATGTTTCCCTCCAACTTCACCAAAGAGATCCTGACGGAGTCCGACACGCCTTCAGTAGACACCACCACCTCGCAGGACGAGCTCCGCAGGA GTAAGGACAGCCTGGGCAGTGAAAGTGATGGAGGGGACAGTCGTTCAGAAACGGGGTCGGCAGAAATACAACCCAAGAAG GTCAGAGGTTTTGGCTTTGGTGACATCTTCAAAGACCAGCCCATCAAGCTCCGCCCTCGCTCTATGGACCTGGACTCAGAGGGAGAAAAG GTCAATGAGGTGAAAGCACCGAGCGCAGAAATTATGAAGACTGAACCAGACAGCAAAGCCAAAG GGCGGGAGCAGTGCAAAGTCCTTTTTCCATATGAAGCACAGAATCAAGACGAGCTGACGATCAAAGAGGGGGATATCATCAACATCATCACCAAG GAATGTGCTGATGCAGGCTGGTGGATGGGGGAGATCGGGGGAAGGCAAGGGGTCTTCCCAGATAACTTTGTCAAGCTGCTAGAAGTTGAAAAAGAG AGACCAAAGaaacctcctcctccctgcGCACCTTCAGCTAAACACACCACAG ATAAAAAGTCTGAGGCCAAGAAGGTTCCTCCTGAGCGGCCCGAACATCTTCCACAAAGAGACCAGGACCGAG gtgaagATGCAAGGGCTGGAGACATCCTCAAGCCCTCCCTTCCGTCTATGCTCCCCAAGAAACCCCTCCCCCCAAAGTTaagctcctcttcctcctcccagCCCCCGCGACGTCCTGAGAGGCCACCCACTTTAGC GTGTGATAGCCCCAGGTCTGAGGGCGGGGCTTCGACACCAGATTCTGCCCCTGACAGGTCACATGACACTG ATGTGGACCTAGATGCAGTCGTCACATCTACAGAGAAACTGaatcatcccacagcatcacgGCCAAGAGTCACAGACCGCCGACCTCGATCACAGATCATCACACCT TCCTGTCTGTCCAATACTGATCTGGACTCCCCAGCAGTGgaggacagaaaagagaaggagagagcaAAGGAGGACCATGAAGTCCCAACAAGACCTATAGACGTTTCCTTGAGAAAAGGAGCTCCCATCATCTCT gcacAAGACAGTAAAGTACCACTACCCGCCAAGCCCTCTGTCCTAACCCCACCAAACTCCAGCCACCGCTCCATTTCCCCATCTTCTTCCCCGGGTCTGACCCCTTCCCCAGAGCTCCGGCACTTACCTCCGACCCCGCCGACGCTTGAGGAACTCAGGAACCAGCTGAGAGACCTGAGGGCCTCCGTAGATATGCTGAAGAGCCAGCACAG GCAAGAGATGAAGCAGTTGACCATCGcgctggaggaggagaagaaggttCGTCTTAGTTTACAG aTGGAAGTAGAGCACATAAAGAGGAacctgtcaaaataa
- the sh3kbp1 gene encoding SH3 domain-containing kinase-binding protein 1 isoform X3, with the protein MKRFQVVTKEIKKEGKRDGGQAGMIRSDLSNGRASPVSEPSIRPGRKGEQIRKRRCKAAFSYVPQHEDELELKIGDIIEIVAEVEEGWWEGVLNGKTGMFPSNFTKEILTESDTPSVDTTTSQDELRRSKDSLGSESDGGDSRSETGSAEIQPKKVRGFGFGDIFKDQPIKLRPRSMDLDSEGEKVNEVKAPSAEIMKTEPDSKAKGREQCKVLFPYEAQNQDELTIKEGDIINIITKECADAGWWMGEIGGRQGVFPDNFVKLLEVEKERPKKPPPPCAPSAKHTTDKKSEAKKVPPERPEHLPQRDQDRGEDARAGDILKPSLPSMLPKKPLPPKLSSSSSSQPPRRPERPPTLACDSPRSEGGASTPDSAPDRSHDTDVDLDAVVTSTEKLNHPTASRPRVTDRRPRSQIITPSCLSNTDLDSPAVEDRKEKERAKEDHEVPTRPIDVSLRKGAPIISAQDSKVPLPAKPSVLTPPNSSHRSISPSSSPGLTPSPELRHLPPTPPTLEELRNQLRDLRASVDMLKSQHRQEMKQLTIALEEEKKVRLSLQMEVEHIKRNLSK; encoded by the exons ATGAAAAGATTCCAAGTAGTAACAAAG GAGATAAAGAAAGAAGGGAAGAGGGATGGAGGACAGGCAGGCATGATTAGATCCGACCTTTCCAATGGCAGGGCCAGCCCCGTGTCCGAACCCAGCATACGACCAGGCCGGAAAG gAGAGCAAATCCGTAAGCGGAGGTGTAAAGCAGCGTTCAGCTACGTGCCTCAGCATGAAGATGAACTGGAACTGAAAATAGGAGACATCATTGAGATCGTAGCAGAG gtAGAAGAAGGCTGGTGGGAGGGAGTTCTTAATGGGAAGACTGGAATGTTTCCCTCCAACTTCACCAAAGAGATCCTGACGGAGTCCGACACGCCTTCAGTAGACACCACCACCTCGCAGGACGAGCTCCGCAGGA GTAAGGACAGCCTGGGCAGTGAAAGTGATGGAGGGGACAGTCGTTCAGAAACGGGGTCGGCAGAAATACAACCCAAGAAG GTCAGAGGTTTTGGCTTTGGTGACATCTTCAAAGACCAGCCCATCAAGCTCCGCCCTCGCTCTATGGACCTGGACTCAGAGGGAGAAAAG GTCAATGAGGTGAAAGCACCGAGCGCAGAAATTATGAAGACTGAACCAGACAGCAAAGCCAAAG GGCGGGAGCAGTGCAAAGTCCTTTTTCCATATGAAGCACAGAATCAAGACGAGCTGACGATCAAAGAGGGGGATATCATCAACATCATCACCAAG GAATGTGCTGATGCAGGCTGGTGGATGGGGGAGATCGGGGGAAGGCAAGGGGTCTTCCCAGATAACTTTGTCAAGCTGCTAGAAGTTGAAAAAGAG AGACCAAAGaaacctcctcctccctgcGCACCTTCAGCTAAACACACCACAG ATAAAAAGTCTGAGGCCAAGAAGGTTCCTCCTGAGCGGCCCGAACATCTTCCACAAAGAGACCAGGACCGAG gtgaagATGCAAGGGCTGGAGACATCCTCAAGCCCTCCCTTCCGTCTATGCTCCCCAAGAAACCCCTCCCCCCAAAGTTaagctcctcttcctcctcccagCCCCCGCGACGTCCTGAGAGGCCACCCACTTTAGC GTGTGATAGCCCCAGGTCTGAGGGCGGGGCTTCGACACCAGATTCTGCCCCTGACAGGTCACATGACACTG ATGTGGACCTAGATGCAGTCGTCACATCTACAGAGAAACTGaatcatcccacagcatcacgGCCAAGAGTCACAGACCGCCGACCTCGATCACAGATCATCACACCT TCCTGTCTGTCCAATACTGATCTGGACTCCCCAGCAGTGgaggacagaaaagagaaggagagagcaAAGGAGGACCATGAAGTCCCAACAAGACCTATAGACGTTTCCTTGAGAAAAGGAGCTCCCATCATCTCT gcacAAGACAGTAAAGTACCACTACCCGCCAAGCCCTCTGTCCTAACCCCACCAAACTCCAGCCACCGCTCCATTTCCCCATCTTCTTCCCCGGGTCTGACCCCTTCCCCAGAGCTCCGGCACTTACCTCCGACCCCGCCGACGCTTGAGGAACTCAGGAACCAGCTGAGAGACCTGAGGGCCTCCGTAGATATGCTGAAGAGCCAGCACAG GCAAGAGATGAAGCAGTTGACCATCGcgctggaggaggagaagaaggttCGTCTTAGTTTACAG aTGGAAGTAGAGCACATAAAGAGGAacctgtcaaaataa